One genomic region from Enterobacter hormaechei ATCC 49162 encodes:
- a CDS encoding DUF1073 domain-containing protein yields the protein MSEQQSEVSFLVNALADAIGRQRMLYAGQPGNTKRTKLWDEFGYPNSLEFDRYYRAYERNAVAFAAVHKLLDSCWVDNPTIIDGDGGKESTETTDWEKSATKLLKKHWPKIKDADRRNLVGRYSALLIQFRDGREWHEPVDRAKVKSLRNIGSGPIVKLIPAWESQIKPGNFDTDTLSETYGQPVSYNFNEQPVGDDGTYGPVRGVTVHPERIIILCEGSEDENMLSGVPFLRAGYNKLLDLEKVSGGSAEGFLKNASRQLGIAFDKETNIANLSKQAIESGYKDLGEALNDKVAKMNRGTDAALVMQAGTPSVLSVAAADPSPTWTVAANEFASSIQCPFTILFGQQTGRLASDEDKTDWAKRCNGRRWGFQSTVIESVLERFWTVGVIDPPSSGEVTLAWSDLLAPSEKEKIANMQAMAVVAKDTQQAYGTPAVDENEIRAVGELEPRKVVSPPNPDVKQTDKDPLTDDDDSANQNRDANRTAQ from the coding sequence GTGAGTGAACAACAAAGCGAGGTTTCATTCCTCGTTAATGCCCTTGCTGATGCTATCGGGCGGCAGCGCATGCTGTACGCAGGCCAGCCGGGAAATACCAAACGCACGAAGTTGTGGGATGAGTTTGGCTATCCAAACAGTCTCGAGTTCGACCGCTACTACCGGGCCTACGAGCGCAACGCGGTAGCGTTTGCCGCAGTCCATAAGCTTCTCGATTCGTGCTGGGTTGATAACCCGACGATCATCGACGGCGACGGCGGAAAGGAGTCAACCGAGACAACGGACTGGGAAAAGTCAGCCACTAAGCTGCTGAAGAAGCACTGGCCGAAAATTAAGGATGCGGATCGCCGCAATCTTGTTGGCCGGTACTCGGCATTGCTCATTCAGTTCCGCGACGGCAGGGAATGGCATGAGCCGGTAGATCGGGCGAAGGTTAAATCCCTGCGAAATATCGGTAGCGGACCTATCGTTAAGCTAATCCCCGCGTGGGAATCGCAGATCAAGCCAGGCAACTTCGATACCGACACGCTTTCAGAAACGTACGGCCAGCCAGTCTCGTACAACTTCAACGAGCAGCCAGTTGGTGATGATGGCACGTATGGCCCGGTGCGCGGCGTTACCGTGCACCCAGAGAGAATCATCATTCTCTGCGAAGGCTCAGAAGACGAGAACATGCTCTCTGGCGTGCCTTTCCTGCGCGCTGGTTACAACAAACTTCTCGACCTCGAAAAGGTATCTGGTGGTAGTGCCGAAGGTTTCCTGAAGAATGCAAGTCGCCAGCTCGGGATTGCGTTCGACAAAGAAACCAACATTGCGAACCTGTCAAAGCAAGCCATAGAATCTGGCTACAAAGACCTGGGCGAGGCGCTTAACGACAAAGTCGCCAAGATGAACCGTGGCACGGATGCGGCCCTGGTTATGCAGGCCGGCACGCCGTCTGTTCTCTCCGTTGCGGCGGCAGACCCATCCCCGACTTGGACAGTGGCCGCCAACGAGTTTGCATCTTCGATCCAGTGCCCGTTCACCATACTGTTTGGTCAGCAGACGGGGCGACTTGCTTCCGATGAGGACAAAACAGACTGGGCGAAGCGCTGTAACGGCCGCCGCTGGGGATTCCAGTCGACGGTGATCGAGAGCGTGCTTGAGCGCTTTTGGACCGTAGGAGTAATTGACCCGCCATCATCCGGAGAGGTCACGCTGGCATGGTCTGATCTGCTCGCGCCGAGCGAAAAAGAGAAGATTGCCAACATGCAGGCAATGGCCGTCGTGGCGAAAGACACACAGCAGGCATACGGCACTCCGGCGGTGGATGAAAACGAAATCCGCGCAGTCGGTGAGCTGGAGCCTCGCAAGGTCGTGTCGCCACCTAACCCTGATGTAAAGCAAACCGATAAGGATCCGCTGACAGATGATGATGACAGCGCAAACCAGAATCGGGACGCCAATCGTACCGCGCAATAA
- a CDS encoding terminase, which produces MKPEHIKLLSDKDWRLNNLYWITDKEGKPTRFRMTPEQREYFEGIHTRNIILKARQLGFTTEVCIIQLDAALFESAKCALIAHTLNDAKRLFREKVKYAYDKLPAEIKAANPASNDSSGELVFKKGGSLYVSTSFRGGTLRYLHVSEFGKICAKYPDKAREIVTGAFEAVSTGCFATIESTAEGRAGYFFDYCQTAEKALLQGKPLSALDWKFFFFSWWKNPQYAIDPVESLPVRLLEYFAEMEAKHGVVVNDRQKAWYYAKEKTLGDDMKREYPTIPAEAFQQSVEGAYYAKQFRWLYTNKRIGQIPDNSHLPVHTFWDIGVGDSTAIWFVREVGEEFHIIDYYENSGEGLRHYMKVLKDRGYEYGEHWGPHDIDNREFGADAKSRRELAREGYEIDGQVYSMTFQVVPKVGVDTGIESVREILPSCVFDEEKCAEGISHLEGYRKEWDDKRGCWKDKPLHDFTSHGADGFRYFAVAKNNHKQVGAVFF; this is translated from the coding sequence ATGAAACCTGAGCACATCAAGCTGCTGTCGGATAAAGACTGGCGGCTGAACAATCTTTACTGGATCACCGACAAAGAGGGTAAGCCCACGCGCTTCAGGATGACGCCTGAGCAGCGGGAATACTTCGAGGGGATCCACACCCGCAACATAATCCTGAAAGCACGCCAGCTCGGATTCACCACAGAGGTGTGCATCATCCAGCTCGACGCGGCCCTGTTTGAGTCGGCTAAGTGCGCGCTGATTGCCCACACGCTGAATGACGCAAAGCGCCTGTTCCGCGAAAAGGTGAAGTACGCATACGATAAGCTGCCTGCAGAGATAAAGGCGGCCAACCCGGCCAGCAATGACTCTTCCGGCGAGCTCGTCTTCAAGAAGGGAGGCTCACTATACGTCAGCACTTCATTTCGTGGCGGTACGCTGCGTTACCTGCACGTTTCCGAGTTCGGGAAGATATGCGCCAAGTATCCTGACAAAGCCCGTGAGATCGTCACTGGTGCGTTTGAGGCGGTATCGACTGGATGCTTCGCTACTATCGAGAGCACAGCCGAGGGCCGGGCGGGTTACTTCTTCGATTACTGCCAGACGGCAGAGAAAGCGCTGCTGCAGGGCAAGCCCTTATCCGCGCTGGACTGGAAGTTTTTCTTCTTCTCCTGGTGGAAGAATCCGCAGTACGCAATCGACCCGGTCGAGTCTCTGCCGGTGCGCCTGCTGGAATACTTCGCTGAGATGGAGGCGAAGCACGGCGTAGTCGTTAACGACCGCCAGAAAGCCTGGTACTACGCCAAAGAGAAAACTCTCGGCGACGACATGAAGCGCGAATACCCGACCATTCCGGCCGAGGCGTTCCAGCAGTCGGTCGAGGGCGCGTACTACGCCAAGCAGTTCCGCTGGCTCTATACCAATAAGCGGATCGGCCAAATCCCCGACAACTCGCACCTCCCGGTGCACACGTTCTGGGATATCGGTGTTGGCGACTCCACGGCCATCTGGTTCGTTCGCGAGGTTGGCGAAGAGTTCCACATCATAGACTACTACGAAAACTCCGGCGAAGGCCTGAGGCACTACATGAAAGTGCTGAAAGACCGCGGCTATGAATACGGCGAACACTGGGGTCCGCACGACATTGATAACCGTGAATTCGGTGCTGATGCCAAATCCCGCAGAGAGCTTGCCCGTGAGGGGTATGAGATCGATGGTCAGGTTTACAGCATGACATTCCAGGTGGTGCCAAAAGTCGGTGTTGATACCGGCATTGAGTCGGTGCGTGAAATTCTCCCATCCTGTGTTTTCGATGAAGAGAAATGTGCAGAGGGCATATCTCACCTCGAAGGCTACCGCAAGGAGTGGGACGATAAGCGCGGGTGCTGGAAAGATAAACCGCTTCATGACTTCACATCACACGGTGCTGACGGCTTCCGTTACTTTGCAGTAGCGAAGAACAATCACAAGCAGGTCGGCGCAGTATTCTTCTAA
- the lysC gene encoding Rz1-like lysis system protein LysC — translation MLSSLFLLPLLTACGNTRTVYVPAPVVLISADLTADTPIPGMAVPFTWQASLELNAQLYTALGQCNLDKAAIRKIESSRQGKNAQPQ, via the coding sequence GTGCTAAGCAGCTTGTTCCTGCTGCCGCTGCTGACAGCTTGCGGGAATACGCGGACGGTTTACGTGCCGGCGCCCGTGGTACTGATAAGCGCTGACCTTACTGCAGACACACCGATCCCAGGAATGGCCGTGCCATTCACATGGCAGGCAAGTCTCGAGTTAAACGCTCAGCTCTATACGGCGCTGGGGCAGTGCAATCTGGATAAGGCGGCAATCCGAAAAATCGAATCCTCCCGACAAGGAAAGAATGCTCAACCCCAATAA
- a CDS encoding DUF2570 domain-containing protein, with protein MNRLTAIISAVVICLIVSLGWLASHYHDNAITFKEQRDKATARAETAETVSNSVVTAMNLINDISRVTQNAKTELSQAGEQHVIYIRQALEGDQCAKQLVPAAAADSLREYADGLRAGARGTDKR; from the coding sequence ATGAACCGGTTAACCGCCATTATCAGCGCCGTAGTGATCTGCCTGATAGTTAGCCTCGGATGGCTGGCTAGCCACTACCACGACAACGCTATCACCTTCAAAGAGCAGCGTGATAAAGCAACGGCCAGGGCGGAAACCGCCGAGACCGTTAGCAATAGCGTAGTCACCGCAATGAACCTCATCAATGACATTTCCCGGGTAACCCAGAATGCAAAGACCGAACTTTCCCAGGCAGGTGAGCAGCATGTTATCTACATCAGGCAGGCGCTTGAAGGGGATCAGTGTGCTAAGCAGCTTGTTCCTGCTGCCGCTGCTGACAGCTTGCGGGAATACGCGGACGGTTTACGTGCCGGCGCCCGTGGTACTGATAAGCGCTGA
- a CDS encoding glycoside hydrolase family protein, producing the protein MLELNKQRRAFLDMLAWSEGTDKPRQNTKNRGYDVIVGGSLFSDYSDHPRKLVNLPKLGIKSTAAGRYQLLSKWWDAYRKQLGLKDFSPASQDQVALQQIKERGALPLIDNGQIRQAIDRCSNIWASLPGAGYGQFEHKADNLIAKFKAAGGVVAEVQP; encoded by the coding sequence ATGCTGGAACTCAATAAGCAGCGCAGGGCATTTCTGGATATGCTCGCCTGGTCAGAGGGTACTGACAAGCCAAGGCAGAACACCAAAAACAGGGGTTATGATGTCATTGTCGGCGGATCGCTTTTCTCTGACTACAGCGACCACCCACGAAAACTGGTCAACCTCCCCAAGTTGGGCATCAAATCTACCGCGGCTGGGCGTTACCAGTTGCTTTCAAAATGGTGGGATGCGTACCGGAAACAGCTTGGACTGAAAGACTTCTCTCCAGCCTCACAGGACCAGGTGGCACTGCAGCAAATCAAAGAACGTGGCGCGCTTCCGCTAATCGATAACGGGCAGATTCGGCAAGCTATCGATCGTTGCAGCAATATCTGGGCGTCATTGCCCGGGGCAGGCTATGGCCAGTTTGAGCATAAGGCAGACAACCTGATCGCAAAATTCAAAGCCGCTGGCGGCGTTGTAGCCGAAGTACAACCATGA
- a CDS encoding phage holin, lambda family produces MRMPYKQDFIAALLAAKEQGIGAILAFIMAYLRGRYNGGAMAKTLIDAVMCAMIAWFVRDLLDFIGLSSNLAYIASVFIGYIGTDSIGNLIKKFAARKAGVDDAGTQ; encoded by the coding sequence ATGCGAATGCCCTACAAACAAGATTTCATCGCCGCTCTGCTGGCAGCTAAGGAGCAGGGTATCGGCGCAATACTGGCTTTCATCATGGCGTATTTGCGGGGTCGCTATAACGGTGGCGCTATGGCGAAGACGCTGATCGATGCGGTCATGTGCGCGATGATCGCCTGGTTCGTCCGTGACCTTCTCGACTTCATTGGCCTGAGCAGCAATCTCGCGTATATCGCCAGTGTCTTCATTGGCTACATCGGTACAGACTCGATCGGCAACCTGATTAAGAAGTTCGCCGCCAGAAAAGCAGGGGTTGATGATGCTGGAACTCAATAA